CGATCAGTGACACGATCCCCGCCTTGATCTCCGCCCCGGCGCGCAAGCGGGCGGTAAGCGCCCCGGCGTCGTCCAGCCCACTGGCCTGATCCACGGCTTCGTAGCGCAGCCGCGCGGCCACTATGGGATCGATCGTAACCCCATCTGCCACCTCTATCGGCGGGAGTGGGCTCTCTTGCGCGAATGCAGGACTGGCGATCGATCCCATCACCGCTCCTATCGAAAGTACCAGACTCTTTTTCATCGAACTGCCTCCGATTGCTCGGCCTTTGGACAGTCCCTCCCGCACTTCGTCGGGGATCGATTTCCCGCACGCATACAAAAAAGCCGCTGCGACCCGATCGGTCGAAGCGGCGACATTGCCACGCATTTTCGAAGTTCTCGCTCCGACACTCCAGTGAACCCACCCTTGGGCACACGCCGGAACAACACTTTAATATGTGATTCATTGGTGCGATGCAATAGACCGTAACTGCAAGCCGCAAATGCACGGGGCCGTTGACTTTCGCAAAGCCGCTGGCTCACATCGGCGTATGCACCATCCGAACTTCGCGCAGTAGCATGACGGACTTTGCGACCATCATCGCTTGCGGCGGCAAGGCCACACGTTTCGGCGCGGACAAGCGACAGCAGGCACTTGGCGGACAAACGCTTCTGGAAAGAGCCATCGCAAGAGCCGCGGTTTATGGCGGCCCGGTTGCCCTCGCCGTCACCGAACGGACGCAGGCTCCCGAAACGGATCTGCCGGTGCTCGTCGATCCGCGGGGCGATATGGGCCCGATCGGGGCGCTCGCCAGCGGTTTCGGCTTCGCATGCGAGGTCGGCTGCGCCCACGTGCTGCTGATCGCCAGCGATCAGCCGTTCCTGCCCAACGATCTGCCTCGGCGACTGGCGGACGCGCGCGGAGACGCAGGTGTGGCGCTTCCTGTAAGTTCGGGGCACGACCAGAATATGGCGGGTCTTTGGCGATGCGACCGGCGAGCGCTCGACGCCTATCTTGCGTCGGGTCGGCGTTCGTTATGGGGATTTGCCGA
This genomic window from Qipengyuania sp. HL-TH1 contains:
- the mobA gene encoding molybdenum cofactor guanylyltransferase, encoding MTDFATIIACGGKATRFGADKRQQALGGQTLLERAIARAAVYGGPVALAVTERTQAPETDLPVLVDPRGDMGPIGALASGFGFACEVGCAHVLLIASDQPFLPNDLPRRLADARGDAGVALPVSSGHDQNMAGLWRCDRRALDAYLASGRRSLWGFAEQVGIARVEWDEQGADPFADIDTQADLIAAQARIIRE